The Peribacillus sp. FSL P2-0133 genome has a segment encoding these proteins:
- a CDS encoding L,D-transpeptidase family protein: protein MKKLIVFILIFAFSFVGFSNTSDAASRQLIIINKANNQLAYYENDNLVRVFSVATGKKASYTPEGKFKVVTKIVNRPYYKGNIRGGDPKNPLGKRWLGINARNTPGNTYAIHGNNDPNTIGKYISAGCIRMYNNDVQWLYDRVKMNTVVLIASSNKSFATIAATNGYKVSGSVSLPVNTNVSLKKGSSGPQVIELQKRLTKLGYSTKGVDGSFGKNTEAAVKKFQKAKKLTSDGVVGPKTKKALGLK from the coding sequence ATGAAAAAATTAATTGTATTTATATTAATATTCGCTTTTAGTTTTGTTGGGTTCAGTAATACTTCAGATGCGGCATCAAGACAACTGATTATCATCAATAAAGCCAATAATCAGCTTGCCTATTACGAAAATGATAATTTGGTGAGGGTATTCAGCGTGGCGACAGGAAAGAAAGCATCCTACACTCCTGAAGGAAAGTTCAAGGTAGTGACAAAAATTGTGAATCGGCCTTATTATAAAGGCAACATTAGAGGCGGAGACCCAAAAAACCCTCTAGGTAAAAGATGGCTGGGGATCAATGCAAGGAATACACCAGGAAATACGTACGCAATACACGGCAATAATGATCCTAACACCATTGGGAAATATATAAGTGCCGGTTGTATTCGTATGTATAACAATGATGTTCAATGGCTGTACGATAGGGTAAAAATGAACACTGTAGTGTTGATTGCCAGTTCGAATAAATCATTTGCCACCATAGCTGCCACGAATGGATATAAAGTGAGCGGATCTGTGAGCCTACCCGTAAATACCAACGTTTCTCTGAAGAAAGGAAGCAGTGGCCCCCAAGTAATTGAACTGCAAAAAAGATTAACTAAACTTGGATACAGCACTAAAGGAGTAGATGGGTCATTTGGAAAAAATACTGAAGCTGCTGTAAAGAAATTTCAAAAAGCCAAAAAACTCACTTCCGATGGGGTCGTCGGACCCAAAACGAAAAAAGCGCTTGGACTTAAATAA
- a CDS encoding nucleoside 2-deoxyribosyltransferase: protein MVIYFGGVCVKYYIASDEKNMKQVRSLIKKLTSKGFTCVNDLNLITNDEKNQITDDIGEYEKKGIEEADFMLIFLTAGKGNLYELGYALSLNKKIIVYSPEKDNYHINKKSIFHNLPEVTICSGTFYKLVKLIHTLSPEGSEKDSLHLK from the coding sequence ATAGTTATATATTTTGGAGGTGTATGTGTGAAATATTATATAGCATCAGACGAAAAAAATATGAAGCAAGTAAGGTCATTGATCAAGAAATTGACTTCAAAAGGGTTTACTTGTGTGAATGACTTGAATTTAATTACGAATGATGAGAAAAACCAAATAACGGACGACATTGGAGAATATGAAAAAAAGGGGATTGAGGAAGCCGACTTCATGCTGATCTTCCTAACAGCAGGAAAAGGCAATCTATATGAGCTTGGATATGCTTTATCTTTAAATAAGAAAATTATTGTGTATTCACCAGAGAAAGACAATTATCATATTAATAAAAAATCAATATTTCATAATCTGCCCGAGGTTACAATCTGTAGCGGGACCTTTTATAAGCTGGTTAAATTGATACATACGCTTTCTCCGGAAGGATCTGAAAAAGACTCACTGCATCTAAAATGA
- a CDS encoding DUF4190 domain-containing protein produces MSEIKQSNSKAIVALIMGVLSLLIPFIGIILGILGLIFASKSKQEIKLTGESGNGLVTAGKVCSIIGIILNVVVILIFLVFFYFAVSTDITTY; encoded by the coding sequence ATGTCGGAAATCAAACAAAGCAATAGCAAAGCGATTGTAGCATTGATCATGGGGGTATTATCGCTGTTAATTCCATTCATAGGAATCATATTAGGTATTCTAGGTTTAATATTTGCATCGAAGAGTAAACAAGAAATTAAGCTTACTGGTGAATCTGGAAATGGATTAGTGACAGCTGGAAAAGTGTGCAGCATTATTGGAATAATCTTGAATGTTGTCGTGATCCTGATCTTCCTGGTGTTTTTTTATTTCGCAGTTAGTACGGACATAACAACCTATTGA
- a CDS encoding amino acid ABC transporter permease: MDFAGAYTPDNLKFLLEGFWVTLQVAFISIILSFIIGGLVGIIRYAKVPVLSQILALIVETVRNLPLLLIIFFTYFALPEVRIKLEIIPAAIVALTIFESAMLSEVIRSGLKSIDKGQMEAARSSGLSYTQALIHIILPQALRRMVPPIVSQFISLLKDTSLAVVISLPELTHHGQIIYGQSQKYLIPILILVALMYFIVNYCLSLVAQRLELKRT; the protein is encoded by the coding sequence ATGGATTTTGCAGGTGCCTATACACCAGATAATCTAAAGTTTTTATTAGAAGGATTTTGGGTAACGCTCCAGGTAGCTTTTATATCCATTATTCTAAGTTTCATTATTGGCGGGCTTGTAGGTATAATCCGTTACGCAAAGGTGCCGGTGTTATCACAAATATTAGCTCTGATTGTAGAAACGGTACGTAATTTACCGCTGTTATTAATTATATTTTTTACGTATTTTGCTTTGCCGGAGGTGCGAATTAAACTGGAAATCATTCCGGCAGCCATTGTTGCCTTGACAATTTTCGAGTCTGCCATGCTTTCTGAAGTCATTCGAAGTGGGCTTAAATCGATTGATAAAGGCCAAATGGAAGCTGCCCGTTCATCAGGCTTGAGCTATACACAGGCATTGATACATATTATTCTGCCCCAAGCGCTGCGCCGCATGGTTCCTCCTATTGTCAGCCAATTCATTTCATTATTAAAGGATACCTCTTTAGCTGTTGTTATCTCTTTACCGGAACTGACTCATCATGGCCAAATCATATATGGACAAAGTCAAAAGTACTTAATACCTATTTTGATCCTGGTGGCTCTCATGTATTTCATTGTTAACTATTGTCTTTCTTTGGTAGCCCAGAGACTTGAATTGAAACGAACCTAA
- a CDS encoding amino acid ABC transporter permease, giving the protein MLDFSILTENLDMYLLGFRNTIMSSLIALVASLILGVLIAIMRIAPIKPLNWLGTAYVEFIRNIPLLIITFFFFLGLKLSGLYAGTLALTIYTSSFIAEAIRAGILSVPKGQMEAARSSGLTYGQAMRLVILPQAVKIVIPPLGNQFINLVKNSSILAVVAGLDLMYHGDLISSRTFVVFDVYIFVAAFYLILTIPLSFGVGYLEKRLARSN; this is encoded by the coding sequence GTGCTTGATTTCTCCATTTTAACAGAGAACCTAGATATGTATTTATTAGGCTTTAGAAATACGATCATGTCGAGTTTGATCGCGTTGGTAGCGAGTTTGATTCTTGGTGTGCTAATTGCTATCATGCGGATTGCGCCGATAAAGCCACTAAACTGGCTGGGTACCGCCTATGTCGAGTTCATTCGGAATATACCGTTATTGATCATTACCTTTTTCTTCTTTCTCGGTCTTAAACTAAGCGGTCTATACGCAGGGACATTGGCCTTGACCATTTACACTTCATCTTTCATAGCTGAGGCAATTCGAGCGGGCATACTTTCCGTGCCAAAGGGTCAAATGGAAGCTGCCCGTTCATCAGGTCTGACATATGGGCAGGCAATGAGGCTCGTCATATTGCCACAGGCCGTTAAAATAGTCATACCTCCTTTAGGGAACCAATTTATCAATCTAGTTAAAAATTCTTCCATTTTAGCCGTCGTTGCAGGACTTGATCTTATGTACCACGGGGATTTGATTTCTTCAAGGACATTTGTCGTGTTTGATGTGTACATTTTCGTTGCAGCGTTTTACTTAATACTTACCATTCCTTTAAGTTTTGGCGTTGGTTATTTGGAAAAACGTCTGGCTAGGAGTAATTGA
- a CDS encoding transporter substrate-binding domain-containing protein yields MLKKKKWLKLSLLSLLAVILLAGCGGGNDSDKAEEGGGKDKEKDVLAQVKEKDKIVFGVKNDTRLFGLKNPKTGDVEGFDIDIAKALAAEILGDENKVEFKEVTSKTRMALLNNGDIDAIVATMTITEDRKKEVDFTDVYFDAGQSLLVKKGSDIKGIDSLKGKKVLAVKGSTSSINIREKAPEAQVLEFENYSEAFAALKSGQGDALTTDDSILYGMADEDPSYELVGGTFTEEPYGIAVKKGNADFVDELNKALKSLKDSGKYDEIHDKWIKH; encoded by the coding sequence CTTTGCTATCATTACTGGCTGTCATCTTATTAGCTGGATGCGGCGGGGGGAATGATTCAGACAAGGCTGAAGAGGGTGGAGGAAAAGACAAAGAAAAAGATGTTCTCGCACAAGTGAAGGAAAAGGATAAGATCGTTTTTGGGGTGAAAAATGATACAAGGCTATTCGGACTGAAAAATCCTAAAACTGGAGATGTAGAAGGCTTTGATATTGATATCGCCAAAGCTCTTGCAGCAGAAATCCTTGGTGATGAGAATAAAGTTGAATTTAAAGAAGTGACTTCTAAGACAAGGATGGCCTTATTGAATAATGGTGATATCGATGCGATTGTAGCGACCATGACGATCACGGAAGATCGTAAAAAAGAAGTTGACTTCACTGATGTTTACTTCGACGCCGGACAATCTTTGTTAGTCAAAAAAGGCAGCGATATTAAGGGGATTGATAGCTTAAAAGGGAAAAAGGTATTGGCCGTCAAGGGCTCTACTTCTTCCATAAATATCCGTGAAAAAGCTCCTGAAGCACAAGTTCTTGAATTTGAAAACTATTCCGAAGCGTTCGCTGCACTTAAATCCGGACAAGGGGATGCCTTGACCACAGATGATTCCATCCTTTATGGAATGGCGGATGAAGATCCAAGTTATGAACTTGTTGGCGGTACATTTACGGAAGAGCCTTATGGGATTGCCGTGAAAAAAGGAAATGCTGACTTTGTTGACGAGTTGAATAAAGCCCTTAAGTCACTTAAAGATTCAGGCAAGTACGATGAAATCCATGATAAATGGATTAAACATTAA